From Dethiobacter alkaliphilus AHT 1, one genomic window encodes:
- the larA gene encoding nickel-dependent lactate racemase: MKKEYTLAYGKNAVTLELEEEKIIDVLRSKELPSPENEEALIREAMANPIGTSRLTEIINANETVCIVIGDITRLWIRHHVIVKVLLEELNNSGIADEQITIISARGSHRNQTTEEIKMLVGDDIYRRIPVIEHTGSAEDLVDLGHTSRNTPVRLNRHVVEADRVILTGGIVHHYLAGYGGGKKSVLPGVSSREGIMANHKHSLNPNGPGLNPDVRAGKLQGNPLSEDMVEAGRMLGVDFIVNILINDQHKIALAVAGDLVEAHEKGCALADEYYGVPIREKADLVIASCGGYPKDINMYQTYKASHNMVHAMKKGGVGILVSQCCDGIGSDLFYNICTDFADNQAREQHLSNAYDIAKFAGYTQLVWTQQNRFIAISDLPDEQIRCMGMTPVNTLEEALTLAQEWLGDHYKAYIMPEGATTFPMLK, from the coding sequence ATGAAAAAAGAGTACACACTGGCCTATGGCAAAAACGCAGTTACATTGGAATTAGAGGAAGAAAAAATAATCGATGTGCTCCGCTCCAAGGAGTTACCCTCCCCTGAAAATGAGGAAGCTCTGATTAGGGAGGCAATGGCCAATCCCATAGGCACGTCCAGGTTAACTGAGATAATAAATGCCAATGAAACCGTCTGTATTGTCATTGGCGATATAACCCGGTTATGGATCCGTCATCACGTTATTGTCAAAGTACTGCTTGAGGAGCTAAACAACAGCGGGATTGCCGATGAGCAGATAACCATAATTTCTGCCCGGGGTTCCCACCGCAACCAAACCACTGAAGAGATTAAAATGCTGGTGGGTGATGATATTTACCGGCGGATACCGGTCATTGAACATACCGGGAGCGCAGAAGATTTGGTGGACCTGGGACATACCTCACGAAATACACCGGTTCGCCTAAACCGCCACGTGGTGGAAGCAGACCGGGTTATACTTACCGGCGGAATTGTGCATCACTACCTGGCCGGCTACGGTGGCGGCAAAAAATCGGTTCTTCCCGGTGTCTCTTCCCGGGAGGGGATTATGGCCAACCATAAACATTCACTAAACCCCAATGGTCCCGGACTTAATCCGGATGTGCGGGCCGGCAAACTGCAGGGCAATCCCCTCTCAGAAGACATGGTGGAAGCAGGCAGGATGCTGGGAGTGGATTTTATTGTAAACATCCTGATTAACGACCAGCACAAAATCGCCTTGGCGGTGGCAGGAGATCTGGTGGAAGCACATGAAAAAGGCTGTGCTCTGGCCGATGAATATTACGGCGTACCCATCCGGGAGAAGGCGGACCTGGTAATCGCCTCCTGCGGCGGTTATCCCAAGGACATCAATATGTACCAGACCTATAAAGCCAGTCATAATATGGTCCATGCCATGAAAAAAGGCGGTGTGGGCATCTTGGTCTCCCAGTGCTGCGACGGCATCGGCAGTGATTTGTTCTACAATATCTGTACCGATTTTGCCGACAACCAGGCCCGGGAACAGCATTTAAGCAATGCCTATGATATCGCCAAATTTGCCGGCTACACCCAACTGGTTTGGACCCAACAGAACCGCTTTATCGCCATCTCTGATCTGCCCGATGAGCAGATTCGCTGTATGGGCATGACGCCGGTTAACACCCTGGAGGAAGCACTAACCCTGGCCCAAGAATGGCTGGGTGACCATTACAAAGCCTACATTATGCCGGAAGGCGCCACCACCTTCCCCATGCTGAAATAG
- a CDS encoding uracil-xanthine permease family protein, with protein sequence MSEQRRILYGLDDVPKPFPKALGLGIQHVLTMFGATVAVPLLLAGAMEMTAQETSVLVAAAMLAAGVATLLQVNLGTRLPLVQGMSFAFLGPFFAIIGTISGRGGDPATIMTYIAGAIILGSFVEMFVGFSGLIGKIQNVLTPVVIGPVIALIGLALFGAGAPMAGENWLLSGIVIVSIFYLTLVLGRKKPMISVFSILMSVAIAYGVAVILTVTGVYGATTPGAVDFSPIADADFIRTGLIFPWGLPRFDLGFFLAVMAAYLASLIESYGDYHAVNQAAKGPELTEKQVSRGIGMEGVGCFFAGMFGGLANTSYTENIGLVGLTGVASRYVVNIGAVVLIFLGIFGKFGGAVATIPSPIVGGLYTALFGLIAAIGISNTAKADLSSIRNMMIIGFILFMGLSVPAYFQGLEAAGITFAPSWPQWLAEIVSTIGQTSMAVAAILGLILDNVIPGTPEERGISPKSTEKLISEKDRC encoded by the coding sequence ATGAGTGAACAACGACGTATTTTGTATGGATTAGACGACGTACCAAAGCCTTTTCCCAAAGCGCTGGGGCTTGGCATCCAGCACGTGCTGACCATGTTTGGCGCCACAGTGGCCGTGCCGCTGCTTTTAGCAGGTGCCATGGAAATGACTGCCCAGGAAACTTCTGTGCTGGTGGCAGCGGCCATGCTGGCCGCCGGAGTGGCCACCCTGCTGCAGGTTAACCTGGGAACGCGGCTGCCCCTGGTACAGGGCATGTCCTTTGCTTTCCTGGGCCCGTTTTTTGCCATTATCGGTACAATATCCGGCCGGGGCGGAGATCCGGCCACCATCATGACTTATATTGCCGGCGCAATTATCCTTGGTTCCTTTGTAGAGATGTTTGTCGGCTTCTCCGGCTTGATTGGTAAAATCCAAAATGTGCTTACCCCGGTGGTTATCGGCCCGGTCATTGCCCTTATTGGGTTGGCTCTTTTTGGTGCCGGTGCTCCTATGGCCGGCGAGAATTGGCTTTTGTCCGGCATAGTTATTGTATCTATTTTTTATTTAACCTTGGTGTTGGGACGTAAAAAGCCCATGATTTCCGTTTTCAGCATCCTGATGTCAGTGGCCATTGCTTATGGGGTGGCGGTGATTCTTACTGTAACCGGCGTGTACGGAGCGACAACACCCGGCGCCGTGGATTTTTCACCCATTGCCGATGCTGATTTCATCCGTACCGGTTTAATCTTCCCCTGGGGATTGCCCCGCTTTGATCTTGGCTTCTTTCTGGCTGTTATGGCTGCTTATCTGGCCTCGCTTATTGAATCATACGGAGATTACCATGCCGTAAATCAAGCTGCCAAAGGACCTGAGCTAACGGAAAAACAGGTAAGCCGCGGTATCGGCATGGAAGGGGTGGGTTGCTTCTTTGCCGGCATGTTTGGCGGGCTGGCCAATACCAGTTATACTGAAAATATAGGCTTGGTGGGACTGACCGGAGTAGCCAGCAGGTATGTTGTCAACATTGGCGCTGTTGTCTTAATCTTTCTGGGGATTTTCGGCAAGTTCGGCGGCGCTGTGGCCACCATTCCTTCACCCATTGTGGGCGGACTGTACACAGCCCTGTTTGGCCTGATTGCTGCAATTGGTATCAGTAACACTGCCAAAGCGGATCTGTCCTCCATCCGCAATATGATGATTATCGGCTTTATTCTTTTTATGGGCCTTAGTGTCCCCGCCTATTTCCAGGGCCTGGAGGCCGCCGGGATCACCTTCGCTCCCTCCTGGCCCCAGTGGCTGGCAGAGATTGTCTCCACCATCGGGCAGACCAGTATGGCTGTAGCAGCTATTCTGGGCTTGATTTTGGATAACGTAATTCCCGGCACCCCGGAGGAGAGAGGCATTTCGCCCAAGTCCACTGAGAAACTTATTTCAGAAAAAGATCGCTGTTAA
- a CDS encoding tRNA (adenine(22)-N(1))-methyltransferase gives MKLTPRLQAIAELIEPGSVVADIGTDHGYLPVYLLLEQISQRIVAADVNPHPLQQARETVAAFNCLHKIELRLGDGLGALREEDNVDTVVIAGLGGRTIASILADGRDKLKTVRHLILQPMNEAGFLRLFLAENGFALVHESLVMEGRRLYEIILAKPGMEQEKDPFRLSLGPRLLEKKPPLFDVLLKEKIRKLRIMYNSLQKARQKDLSGKIREVEKELQCLEEVLSGAVERADTD, from the coding sequence ATGAAACTCACCCCGCGCCTACAGGCAATCGCGGAACTAATAGAGCCCGGCAGTGTGGTGGCCGACATTGGCACAGATCACGGCTATCTGCCAGTTTATTTGCTACTGGAACAAATAAGTCAGCGTATCGTTGCTGCCGATGTAAATCCTCATCCCCTGCAGCAGGCCAGGGAAACGGTGGCCGCCTTTAATTGTCTGCATAAAATTGAACTGCGTCTGGGCGACGGACTGGGTGCTCTGCGTGAAGAGGACAATGTGGATACCGTCGTTATTGCCGGCTTAGGCGGGAGAACCATCGCCTCTATTCTGGCCGACGGACGCGACAAGCTAAAAACCGTTCGCCATCTGATTTTACAGCCCATGAACGAAGCAGGCTTTTTACGTCTGTTTTTGGCAGAAAACGGTTTTGCCCTGGTTCATGAAAGCCTGGTGATGGAAGGCCGGCGTCTGTATGAAATTATTCTGGCCAAGCCCGGCATGGAGCAGGAAAAAGACCCATTTCGCCTTTCCCTCGGCCCCCGGCTGTTGGAAAAAAAACCGCCGCTTTTTGATGTGTTGCTTAAAGAGAAAATCCGCAAACTGCGGATAATGTATAACAGCCTGCAAAAAGCCAGGCAGAAAGATTTAAGCGGGAAAATCCGGGAAGTGGAGAAAGAATTGCAATGCCTTGAGGAGGTGCTTTCAGGTGCAGTTGAACGCGCAGACACTGATTAG
- a CDS encoding Nif3-like dinuclear metal center hexameric protein, with the protein MQLNAQTLISYLEELAPKRLAFDWDNVGLQLGSPQGTVNKILLTLDVNSAVLQEAKDEGVDFIVTHHPFIFRPVSALRTDLPLGSMIKTALNDNIRIYAAHTNLDVAAGGVNDALAARLGLTDTKVLRISGRQQYEKIVVFVPQGYQDNVRDALSAAGAGWIGNYSHCTFQSQGTGTFMPREGTNPFSGQQGKLEYADELRLETIVPSSMRNRVVRAMKKAHPYEEVAYDVYPLLNEGEPYGLGRVGKLQEACTLQEFASYTKKQLQADTLRITGDYTKTINKVAVCGGAGGDMIHAASFAGADVLVTGDLKYHEAQEAETVGLAIIDAGHDATERVVVPALRTYLEEKLRANGYSTTIMESAVETAPWRYF; encoded by the coding sequence GTGCAGTTGAACGCGCAGACACTGATTAGTTATCTGGAGGAATTGGCGCCTAAGCGCCTGGCTTTTGATTGGGATAACGTGGGCCTGCAGCTTGGCAGTCCGCAGGGTACTGTAAACAAAATTCTTCTTACCTTGGATGTAAATTCTGCAGTTTTGCAAGAAGCAAAGGATGAGGGTGTCGACTTTATCGTCACCCATCATCCTTTCATTTTCCGCCCCGTTTCCGCCCTGCGCACCGATTTGCCCCTGGGGTCCATGATTAAAACGGCGCTTAACGATAATATTCGCATTTATGCCGCTCATACCAATCTTGATGTGGCGGCCGGCGGCGTAAATGATGCCTTGGCCGCCAGGCTTGGTTTAACGGACACAAAGGTTTTGCGCATCAGCGGCCGGCAACAGTATGAAAAAATTGTGGTTTTTGTTCCCCAGGGCTACCAGGACAATGTACGGGACGCACTGTCTGCGGCTGGGGCCGGCTGGATCGGTAATTATAGCCACTGCACCTTCCAGTCCCAGGGCACCGGCACATTTATGCCCCGGGAAGGGACCAATCCGTTCAGCGGCCAGCAGGGTAAGCTGGAATACGCCGATGAATTGAGGCTGGAAACCATCGTGCCTTCTTCCATGCGTAACCGGGTGGTCAGAGCTATGAAAAAAGCCCACCCCTACGAGGAAGTGGCCTACGATGTGTATCCCCTGCTAAATGAAGGCGAACCTTACGGCCTGGGCCGTGTGGGCAAACTCCAGGAAGCCTGTACGCTGCAGGAGTTTGCTTCATATACAAAAAAACAACTTCAGGCAGATACCCTGCGTATCACCGGAGATTACACCAAAACTATCAATAAGGTGGCAGTCTGCGGCGGTGCCGGCGGTGATATGATTCATGCCGCCTCTTTTGCCGGAGCGGATGTGTTGGTAACGGGAGATTTAAAATATCATGAAGCGCAAGAGGCAGAGACTGTGGGTTTAGCAATAATTGATGCCGGCCATGATGCCACGGAGCGGGTAGTTGTTCCCGCACTGCGCACTTATTTGGAAGAAAAGCTCAGAGCTAATGGCTACAGTACTACAATTATGGAATCGGCCGTAGAAACGGCTCCCTGGAGGTACTTTTAG
- a CDS encoding zinc ribbon domain-containing protein, whose amino-acid sequence MNELQSLFELQQIEEKLDQLEKQLKKLPVFAEFKALQVKAADAKEAHGWADTKLAEHRKRVKRLDEDLQKAEQKHKELQSNLYAGDQSAKELEQLERKAATLQQEKEEHEETVIAAMEGTEELEKALEKSKVEYTDISKELRVLQKSGNQKINELKKEILANREKRDQLASQISEPLLNEYRAKRKEFNGRPLARVERELCGGCRVSVSSTVQSSLHIPDCKVSCENCGRILVKL is encoded by the coding sequence ATGAATGAACTGCAAAGTCTGTTTGAGCTGCAGCAGATTGAAGAAAAGCTGGACCAGCTGGAGAAGCAATTAAAAAAGCTTCCTGTGTTTGCGGAGTTTAAAGCTCTGCAGGTAAAGGCCGCCGATGCCAAAGAAGCACATGGGTGGGCGGATACCAAGCTGGCAGAACATCGCAAAAGGGTAAAGCGGCTGGATGAAGACCTGCAAAAGGCAGAGCAGAAGCATAAAGAGCTGCAGTCCAATTTGTATGCCGGAGATCAGAGCGCCAAAGAGCTGGAGCAGTTAGAGCGTAAAGCAGCAACGCTGCAGCAGGAGAAGGAAGAGCATGAGGAAACAGTTATCGCTGCCATGGAAGGGACAGAAGAGCTGGAAAAAGCCCTGGAAAAGTCAAAGGTGGAATATACGGATATCAGTAAAGAACTGCGTGTCCTGCAAAAGAGCGGCAATCAAAAGATAAATGAATTAAAGAAGGAAATTTTGGCGAACCGGGAAAAGCGCGACCAGCTTGCTTCACAAATCAGTGAGCCACTGCTGAACGAATACCGTGCAAAACGCAAAGAATTCAACGGGCGTCCCCTTGCCCGGGTGGAGAGAGAGCTTTGCGGCGGTTGCCGTGTTTCCGTCTCCTCAACCGTCCAGTCCAGTCTGCACATTCCGGACTGTAAAGTTAGCTGTGAAAATTGTGGCCGTATTTTGGTAAAGCTATAA
- a CDS encoding ATP-binding protein has product MRPIEGNIIDKLELGRKSEKLLEDLKNEQERERSIFAMIPIGIAVATDSSCQEIIHNPASAEIFRIPGWHSTSFANPKHPPVGAYQNNKLLVAEQMPLQRAAWKGENVDDMEFMIRWPDGVTKHIQASSRPLLNREGKIIGAICTTKDITPLENKNHELQEKNKNLEDIVRERTEALLEMQSQFARLSRLDLMGELAGSIGHEIRNPMTTVRGYLQLLLNNQTTTDTNAIFEIMIDELDRANDIITEFLSIAQTKTSELKDCNLNTIITSQFPLMEARCIMSDVTLKTELDLLPLLKLDAKLITQLLLNLVHNGLEAMDDGGVLTISTYTTGSEVILSVADQGKGIPPQNMEKISKPFFTTKESGTGLGLPVCQTIARKHDAVIDCQTSKNGTTFIVKFKI; this is encoded by the coding sequence GTGAGACCGATAGAAGGCAACATCATTGACAAGCTAGAACTTGGCAGAAAAAGCGAGAAACTCCTGGAGGATCTGAAAAATGAACAGGAACGGGAACGTTCTATCTTTGCTATGATTCCCATTGGTATTGCTGTAGCAACAGATTCCAGCTGCCAGGAAATCATCCATAACCCCGCATCGGCAGAGATATTTCGCATTCCCGGATGGCACTCCACGTCATTTGCCAATCCTAAACACCCTCCCGTTGGCGCTTACCAAAATAATAAACTGCTGGTAGCAGAGCAAATGCCACTGCAGAGAGCCGCCTGGAAAGGGGAAAATGTTGATGATATGGAGTTTATGATTCGTTGGCCCGATGGTGTTACCAAACACATCCAGGCCAGCAGCCGTCCTTTGCTAAACAGGGAAGGAAAAATTATCGGAGCCATATGCACAACTAAAGATATTACCCCCCTGGAAAATAAAAATCATGAGCTGCAGGAAAAAAACAAAAACCTGGAGGACATTGTCAGAGAAAGGACAGAAGCGCTCTTAGAGATGCAATCACAATTTGCCCGCTTGAGCCGCTTGGATCTGATGGGCGAGTTGGCCGGCAGTATCGGACACGAAATCAGAAACCCCATGACCACCGTCCGTGGCTATCTGCAACTGCTTCTTAATAATCAGACCACTACAGACACAAATGCCATCTTCGAAATCATGATAGATGAGCTAGACCGTGCTAACGATATCATTACCGAATTTCTATCCATCGCACAAACTAAGACCAGTGAATTAAAGGATTGCAACCTAAACACCATTATAACCTCTCAGTTTCCACTGATGGAAGCCAGATGCATTATGTCTGATGTTACCTTAAAAACAGAATTAGATCTTTTACCCTTGCTCAAATTAGATGCTAAATTGATAACTCAACTTTTGTTAAACTTAGTACACAACGGCCTTGAAGCAATGGACGATGGGGGTGTGCTGACAATCAGCACCTATACCACCGGAAGCGAAGTGATCTTATCTGTTGCAGATCAGGGGAAAGGCATTCCGCCACAAAATATGGAAAAAATCTCTAAGCCCTTCTTTACTACAAAAGAGTCGGGAACAGGGCTTGGCCTGCCTGTTTGCCAAACCATCGCCAGAAAACATGATGCCGTAATTGATTGTCAAACCAGCAAAAACGGAACCACATTTATTGTCAAATTTAAAATCTGA
- a CDS encoding DUF2294 domain-containing protein has protein sequence MAYSKGQMEDEITKAMIHWEREYKGRGPTEAKTDILRNMVIVQLRGILTPAECHLAQNKDGMVLIKKLRQQLVEQGRPQLEEIVKKVTSANVISLHTDISTKTGERLFVFMLDKEI, from the coding sequence GTGGCATATTCCAAAGGTCAAATGGAAGATGAAATTACAAAGGCAATGATTCACTGGGAACGGGAGTACAAGGGACGGGGTCCAACGGAAGCGAAAACTGATATTCTCCGTAATATGGTAATTGTCCAGTTAAGAGGAATTCTGACACCGGCTGAATGTCACCTGGCACAAAATAAGGACGGGATGGTGCTAATCAAAAAGTTGCGACAGCAATTAGTTGAGCAGGGGCGTCCCCAACTTGAAGAAATTGTAAAAAAGGTGACATCTGCCAATGTAATTAGTTTGCATACAGACATCAGCACAAAGACGGGAGAACGCCTTTTTGTGTTTATGCTGGATAAAGAAATATAG
- a CDS encoding carbon monoxide dehydrogenase beta subunit family protein, translated as MLESKYQVLTGPEGYLPPAAASKGVTLPDEGLALVEGTIVPEKDAIEKIAEKILQAKNPFFFPGPLLLWDWKEGVAQKAALVKKLAEVAGIKIIPMPDYRPKYPMINPDIEINPNHPNLTIWHNKIDLCLFIGVHCHYANVALKIIRGGTDCYTIALCGEAGHEDAMISLRDVGLAQLEALIEAVTRLKGVANS; from the coding sequence TTGTTAGAAAGTAAATACCAAGTACTTACAGGTCCGGAGGGTTATCTGCCGCCCGCTGCCGCTTCCAAGGGCGTCACACTGCCGGACGAGGGGCTGGCCCTGGTGGAGGGCACAATCGTGCCGGAAAAGGACGCTATTGAGAAAATTGCTGAAAAGATTCTCCAGGCAAAAAATCCTTTCTTTTTTCCCGGACCGCTGCTGTTATGGGACTGGAAAGAGGGGGTAGCCCAAAAGGCTGCTTTGGTGAAAAAGCTGGCGGAAGTGGCGGGGATTAAGATTATACCCATGCCTGATTACCGTCCCAAATATCCGATGATTAACCCGGATATAGAGATTAATCCCAATCACCCTAACCTGACTATCTGGCATAATAAAATTGATCTTTGCTTGTTTATTGGGGTTCACTGCCATTATGCCAATGTGGCTTTAAAGATTATTCGCGGTGGAACTGATTGTTACACCATTGCTTTGTGTGGTGAGGCCGGTCATGAAGATGCCATGATTTCTTTGCGCGATGTTGGGCTGGCTCAGCTGGAAGCTTTGATCGAAGCTGTTACTCGCCTGAAAGGAGTTGCTAATTCATGA
- a CDS encoding transketolase C-terminal domain-containing protein, whose translation MIEQKVVAPEQLFSEAEREEQFITGSEAVREAIKRANVDMAISYPITPQSESMHLVGDIFAEGYIKEYFRGENEFAVMSSVSGAAMAGVRVFTATGGPGTLRAFETFPTWSGARLPIVCAFLTRGLNSPLTIQPDTLEMAYMLDTGILMLHAENAQDLYDMLLKAFIIAEQPEVHIPVGVFADGFFVTHTRDNVKIAAEDIKLPPYDPNMSPVPAMDMETVPVRQMRDPFVMKSNFISYAAHASWQQEVLAAGERSRKHIDRLLGGLIEVENEDADILIMASGTAVSQSREAIALAQAEGLNVGLVKIKSLRPFPAEQLRRLAAGAKAIIVPEFNRVGWLSREVMTAVEDTTKVVGAPRVFGGMTMPPQLILEEIRRCASE comes from the coding sequence ATGATTGAGCAAAAGGTAGTAGCGCCGGAGCAGCTTTTTTCTGAGGCTGAGCGTGAAGAGCAATTTATTACAGGCAGTGAAGCAGTGAGGGAAGCGATAAAAAGGGCTAATGTGGATATGGCCATCTCTTATCCCATTACACCGCAGTCTGAAAGCATGCATCTGGTGGGCGATATCTTTGCCGAAGGATATATTAAGGAATATTTTCGTGGTGAAAACGAATTTGCTGTTATGTCTTCCGTTTCCGGTGCTGCCATGGCCGGTGTGCGTGTGTTTACAGCTACCGGGGGGCCGGGAACACTTCGTGCTTTCGAAACATTTCCCACCTGGTCCGGTGCACGGTTGCCAATAGTCTGTGCATTTCTGACCCGGGGTCTTAATTCTCCTTTGACCATTCAGCCTGATACGCTGGAGATGGCTTATATGTTGGATACCGGCATTCTTATGCTACATGCCGAGAATGCTCAGGACTTATACGACATGCTTTTAAAGGCCTTTATTATTGCCGAGCAGCCCGAGGTGCATATTCCTGTAGGGGTGTTTGCCGACGGTTTCTTTGTGACCCATACCCGCGACAATGTAAAAATTGCTGCGGAAGATATTAAACTGCCTCCTTATGATCCCAATATGTCTCCGGTTCCGGCCATGGATATGGAGACCGTCCCGGTCCGTCAGATGCGTGATCCCTTCGTAATGAAGAGTAACTTTATCAGCTACGCCGCTCATGCTTCCTGGCAGCAGGAAGTCCTGGCTGCCGGTGAAAGATCCCGTAAACATATTGACCGGCTGCTTGGCGGCCTGATTGAAGTGGAAAACGAAGATGCCGATATCCTGATTATGGCTTCAGGAACAGCAGTTTCTCAGAGCAGAGAAGCGATTGCACTGGCTCAGGCAGAGGGGCTGAACGTGGGGCTGGTTAAAATCAAGAGCCTTCGTCCCTTCCCGGCGGAGCAATTAAGAAGACTGGCAGCTGGAGCCAAAGCCATTATCGTTCCCGAGTTTAACCGGGTAGGCTGGCTCAGCCGTGAAGTTATGACAGCAGTGGAGGACACCACCAAGGTAGTAGGTGCTCCCAGAGTGTTCGGCGGCATGACCATGCCACCACAACTGATACTGGAGGAAATCAGGAGGTGCGCCAGTGAGTAA
- a CDS encoding thiamine pyrophosphate-dependent enzyme gives MSKNIFRISPGFEDIMPDEYKELVESGPYGKDLGVSDMGTFKELLEEHPLCAGCGLALSLRLILASLPNPEDTVIVGSTGCSALAFPQVAVHNIHSLFGNQNAVASGLKRALKLRFPDKVKDVVVIAGDGATADIGLDMVMQSWFRSESITTIMLDNEAYANTGGQESGMTQQGAVMNMAPKGKNFPKISLPEIAREAGCSYVASISPAQPKRLEKMVRRAILTAREVGPSYVQIFSPCPTNYKFKPQETVSRIKQHQKEGHYQTKEYINTAAQEYLASIEEGKKNE, from the coding sequence GTGAGTAAAAACATTTTTCGTATTTCTCCCGGCTTTGAAGATATTATGCCGGATGAATATAAGGAACTGGTGGAATCGGGCCCGTACGGTAAAGATTTGGGTGTTTCGGACATGGGCACATTTAAGGAACTGCTTGAGGAACATCCCCTTTGTGCAGGCTGCGGCCTGGCATTGTCGCTGCGCTTAATACTTGCTTCTTTGCCAAATCCTGAGGATACCGTCATTGTGGGATCCACCGGCTGCAGTGCTCTGGCCTTTCCGCAGGTGGCCGTGCATAATATTCACTCCTTGTTTGGTAACCAAAACGCGGTAGCTTCCGGTTTAAAACGTGCCCTTAAGCTTAGATTTCCCGACAAAGTCAAGGATGTGGTTGTGATTGCCGGTGACGGTGCAACAGCGGATATCGGGCTGGATATGGTAATGCAGTCTTGGTTCCGTTCTGAAAGCATCACCACCATCATGCTTGATAACGAAGCCTATGCCAACACCGGCGGCCAGGAAAGCGGCATGACCCAACAAGGTGCAGTAATGAACATGGCCCCCAAGGGTAAGAATTTCCCCAAGATTTCCTTGCCGGAAATAGCGCGCGAAGCCGGTTGCTCCTATGTGGCTTCCATTTCGCCGGCGCAGCCCAAGCGATTGGAAAAAATGGTCCGGCGGGCGATTTTAACAGCCCGTGAAGTAGGGCCCTCCTATGTGCAGATTTTTTCTCCCTGCCCTACCAATTACAAGTTTAAGCCGCAGGAAACTGTTTCCAGGATTAAACAGCATCAGAAGGAAGGCCATTATCAAACAAAGGAATATATAAACACCGCAGCACAGGAATACCTGGCAAGTATTGAGGAGGGCAAAAAGAATGAGTAA
- a CDS encoding 2-oxoacid:acceptor oxidoreductase family protein: MSNKHSIRMSGLGGQGVVTAAHILGNAATKDGLVSTVNPFFGAEKRLAPAESYVRIDSESIHERGEVLYPDIIMIFHPHVITMGKCYTMPFFDGLQENGIILANSEEFPQLSEDELQKLAQLNAKLYYFSATQVALDVGGTELATNMAMLGGLLGVKQLVSSESLKDALTERFGGGKFVASGTTAALDDALKGKYEKITQLIDQNMEVMEAAKSAVKEFVI, encoded by the coding sequence ATGAGTAATAAACATAGTATTCGTATGTCTGGCCTTGGTGGTCAAGGAGTTGTTACCGCTGCCCACATTTTAGGTAATGCTGCCACCAAGGATGGTCTGGTTAGTACTGTAAACCCCTTCTTTGGAGCAGAAAAAAGGCTGGCACCTGCAGAGAGTTATGTCCGCATTGATTCGGAAAGTATTCATGAGCGTGGAGAGGTGCTTTACCCGGATATTATTATGATCTTTCACCCCCACGTAATCACCATGGGCAAATGCTATACCATGCCGTTCTTTGACGGTTTGCAGGAAAACGGTATAATTTTGGCTAATTCAGAAGAATTCCCACAGCTTAGTGAGGACGAACTGCAGAAGTTAGCCCAATTAAACGCTAAACTCTATTATTTTTCCGCTACCCAGGTGGCGCTGGATGTGGGTGGTACAGAGTTAGCTACAAACATGGCCATGCTGGGGGGACTGCTTGGTGTAAAGCAGCTTGTCTCAAGCGAATCTCTCAAAGATGCTCTGACGGAAAGGTTCGGCGGCGGTAAGTTTGTAGCTTCCGGGACCACAGCCGCTCTTGATGATGCTCTAAAGGGCAAATATGAAAAAATCACACAGTTAATTGATCAAAATATGGAAGTTATGGAAGCGGCCAAATCCGCTGTAAAAGAGTTTGTTATTTAG
- a CDS encoding 4Fe-4S binding protein yields MYVAARVDNDKCSGCKVCIFTCPDPNVIKLNKEAKIVAINEARCKGCGLCVVACPKKALNVSS; encoded by the coding sequence ATGTATGTAGCTGCCAGGGTTGATAATGATAAATGCAGCGGATGTAAGGTGTGCATCTTTACCTGTCCCGACCCCAATGTAATTAAACTAAACAAAGAAGCAAAAATAGTTGCTATAAATGAAGCACGCTGCAAAGGCTGCGGCCTGTGCGTCGTAGCTTGTCCAAAGAAAGCACTTAATGTTAGTAGCTAG